Proteins encoded by one window of Oenanthe melanoleuca isolate GR-GAL-2019-014 chromosome 20, OMel1.0, whole genome shotgun sequence:
- the VAPB gene encoding vesicle-associated membrane protein-associated protein B/C has translation MAKAEQVLSLEPQHELKFKGPFTDVVTTNLKLGNPTDRNVCFKVKTTAPRRYCVRPNSGIIDAGTSINVSVMLQPFDYDPNEKSKHKFMVQSMFAPDDTSDMEAVWKEAKPEELMDSKLRCVFELPAENDKPHDIEINKIVSTTATKTDSSVMSKSISSSLDDTEVKKVMEDYKRLQVEVQRLREENKQFKEEDGLRMRKVPQTNNPISPSAAAVKDEGLSSRLLALVVLFFVFGVIIGKIAL, from the exons GTCCTTTCACAGATGTGGTCACTACAAACCTGAAGCTTGGCAACCCCACGGACAGAAATGTGTGCTTCAAAGTTAAGACCACAGCACCACGTAGATACTGTGTAAGGCCCAACAGTGGAATTATCGATGCAGGAACATCAATTAATGTTTCTG tgatGCTACAGCCTTTTGACTATGACCCTAATGAGAAAAGTAAACACAAGTTTATGGTTCAGTCTATGTTTGCCCCAGATGATACTTCAGATATGGAAGCAGTA TGGAAAGAAGCAAAACCGGAAGAACTCATGGATTCGAAACTTAGGTGTGTGTTTGAGCTACCAGCAGAAAATGATAAGCCT CATgacatagaaataaataaaattgtatcCACAACTGCAACAAAGACAGATTCCTCTGTAATGTCTAAATCAATAAGTTCTTCTTTGGATGACACTGAAGTTAAGAAAGTAATGGAAGACTATAAGAGGCTTCAAGTAGAAGTTCAGAGGTTACGGGAGGAGAATAAACAGTTTAAG GAAGAAGATGGACTGCGGATGAGGAAGGTACCCCAGACAAACAACCCAATatctccttctgcagctgctgtcaaGGATGAAGGGCTCAGCTCCAGACTACTTGCTTTGGTGGTTTTGTTCTTTGTCTTTGGTGTAATTATAGGAAAAATAGCCTTGTAG
- the APCDD1L gene encoding protein APCDD1-like: MLGCWWLAGLLLACAAAEPHCRQQLRHLQDSAGIAARLPPRLEGRWVSTGCEVRPGPEFLTRSYLFYTNRLFKALQFYYWDPSCRDPSYSLVIKGKLRLRQASWITRGATEADYHLHKVGIVFHSQRAMREVASRTNQTSGQGCEGFLPPGRSWAPGALYEVLSARTERDCTAALGFAMHELSLLRVERHLQPLPPSGSRLVEELYLGDIHTDWAERLHYRPTGYQRPMQSALHHVHPCPACGIISGADEHHPPVLPARAALPMQLSGSWVSTHCEVRPAVLFLTRFFTFHGNNHTWEGHYYHYSDPLCRQPTFTIYASGHYSQGIPSSKVRGGTELAFKVTQARVTPMDQVTVLMLNSSEPGSCGLAGSWSAGLEQDITPTNGCLALGIKLPHTEYELFKTEQDSQERSLLYIGERPTDGSSPDSPDKRPTSYQAPLIQCAAASEEFSNYISLKYVGRKDANGTEALKPFPVAFLLLIALLFLRWD, encoded by the exons GTGCGAGGTGCGGCCGGGACCCGAGTTCCTGACCCGCTCCTACCTCTTCTACACCAACCGGCTCTTCAAGGCTCTCCAGTTCTACTACTGGGACCCGTCCTGCCGCGACCCCTCCTACTCGCTGGTCATCAAGGGCAAGCTCCGGCTGCGCCAGGCCTCCTGGATCACCCGCGGGGCCACCGAGGCCGACTACCACCTGCACAAAGTGGGCATCGTGTTCCACAGCCAGAGGGCCATGCGGGAGGTGGCCTCCCGGACCAACCAGACCTCTGGCCAGGGCTGCGAGGGGTTCCTGCCCCCGGGGCGCTCCTGGGCGCCCGGAGCCCTGTACGAGGTGCTGAGCGCCAGGACGGAGCGCGACTGCACGGCGGCGCTGGGCTTCGCCATGCACGAGCTGAGCCTGCTGCGGGTGGAGaggcacctgcagcccctgccgCCGAGCGGGAGCCGCCTGGTGGAGGAGCTGTACCTGGGGGACATCCACACGGACTGGGCCGAGAGGCTGCACTACCGCCCCACCGGCTACCAGCGCCCCATGCAGAGCGCCCTG cACCACGTGCACCCTTGCCCGGCGTGTGGGATTATCTCCGGGGCCGACGAGCATCACCCGCCGGTGCTGCCCGCCCGGGCCGCGCTGCCCATGCAGCTCAGCGGCAGCTGGGTCAGCACGCACTGCGAGGTGCGCCCGGCCGTGCTCTTCCTCACCCGCTTCTTCACATTCCACGGCAACAACCACACCTGGGAAGGGCATTACTATCACTACTCCGACCCGCTCTGCAGGCAGCCCACCTTCACCATCTACGCCTCGGGGCACTACTCGCAGGGCATCCCCTCCTCCAAGGTGCGGGGCGGCACCGAGCTGGCGTTCAAGGTCACCCAGGCTCGGGTGACGCCCATGGACCAGGTGACGGTGCTGATGCTCAACTCCTCGGAGCCGGGCAGCTGCGGGCTGGCGGGCTCCTGGAGCGCCGGGCTGGAGCAGGATATCACACCCACCAATGGATGCTTGGCTCTGGGCATCAAGCTGCCCCACACCGAGTACGAGCTGTTCAAAACGGAGCAGGACTCGCAGGAGCGCAGCCTCCTCTACATCGGGGAGCGACCCACGGACGGCTCCAGCCCCGACAGCCCCGACAAGAGACCCACCTCCTACCAGGCCCCCCTGATccagtgtgctgctgcctcGGAGGAGTTCTCCAACTACATAAGTCTGAAATACGTGGGAAGAAAGGATGCTAATGGGACTGAAGCACTAAAACCTTTTCCTGTGGCCTTTTTATTGTTAATAGCACTTCTGTTTTTAAGATGGGACTAG